In the genome of Kallotenue papyrolyticum, the window CTGATCGCGCACGCGTGGATCAGCCGCGGCGATCGCTGCGTCAAGCGCGACGATGCACCTCACACGCTGCGGATGGGTTGCGGCAAGATAGTAGGCCAGCAGGCCGCCAAAGGAGTGGCCGACCAGCGCCACCCGCGCCAAGCGGAGCGCATCGAGCAGGGCCAGCACATCGGCAGCGTGATCGGCCAGCGTGTAGCTGTCGTCATCGTCGCTCGCGCCGCGCCCGCGCAGATCAGGCGCCAGCACCCGAAAGCGCGTGCCCAGGCCGGCAGCCAACAGACCATCAAAGGCGTGGGCGTTGGCCGTCAGGCCATGCAGCAGCAGCAAGGGCGGTCCGTCACCGCCGTAGTCGAGCAGGTGCAGCCGCAGGCCGTTGGTGTGAAGAAAGCGAGCGGTGTGCATGTGCTGTGTTCCTCCATCCCGTCCCCGGTCCGGACAGGGGTACGTCCAGGGGCAGAAGGCCATCCCCGCCCCCCTGACCACCGCTTGGGACAGGGCCACGCCCCAGGCCTGTCGGGGCCGCCGCGAGGGCTGCCCCGCCCCGACGGCGGCATCGGCGGCCATCAGCGGTGGACGTGCGCCGCGGTGCGTAAAGCCTGTTTATCGATCTTACCCGCGCCAGTACGCGGCAATGTCTGCACGATCAACACGCGCTTGGGAACCTTATAACGCGCCAGCCGTTCGCGGGCGAAGGCCAGCAACGCCTCTGTCTCCAGCGCGCTGCCGGGCTGCGGCACGACGTAGGCCCAACCGACCTCGCCCCAGTGCGCATCGGGCACGCCGATCAGCGCGGCTTCGGCCACCGCCGGATGGGCGCACAACACGCTCTCCACCTCGGCGGGATAGATGTTCTCGCCGCCGGAGATGATCACATCCTTGCGCCGCCCAACGATCCAGTAGCAGCCCTCCTCGTCGCACCGCGCCAGATCGCCGGTATGCAGCCAGCCATCGATGATCGTGCGCGCCGTTTCGTCCGGCTTCTGCCAATAGCCGGCACAGACGTGTGGTCCGCGGATCAACAGCTCGCCGACCTGGCCCGGCGCGCAGGGCCGTCCCTGCTCATCGACCAGCCGCACGTCGATCCAGAAGAGGGGATAGCCCACCGCACCGGGCTTGCGCCTGACCTCGTCGGCCGGCAGCCAGAAGGTGTTCGGCCCCGCTTCGGTCAGGCCATAGCCGGTTTTGAAATCAACGCCACGCGCCCAGAAGCGCTCGAAGATCGGCAGCGGACAGGGCGCGCCCCCGCTGATCACAAAGCGTAGTCGGCTCCAATCCGAGGTTGCCCAGCGCGGATGCGCCTGGAGCGCGCTGAACATGGTCGGCACGCCGAAGTACACGGTCACGCCCGCGTTGGCGATCAGGTCGAAAACCTGCTCCGCATCAAAGCCGCGGCACACGATCGAGGTCCCGCCCGCCACAACCAGCGGCGCGGTCAACACGTTCAGGCCGCCGGTGTGGAACAGCGGCGCGTTGAGGATGGCAACATCCGCATGCGTCAGGTGCCAGCTTGCCACCGTGTTGACGGCATTGGCGGCAATGCTGCCGTGCGTCAGGATCGCGCCCTTGGGCGTGCCGGTTGTCCCGCCGGTATAGCACAACACCCAGGGATCATCCCAGGCCAATTCGATCGGCGGCGGCGCGCGATCCACTAGTTGCTGACGTTCATCCAGGCAACGGTCGCCGGGCGCGGCGCGCACTGCAGTGTCCAGCGCAACGTAGTGACGGATGCTGCCGGCCAGCTCGCGCAGCGCGTTAACCTGACTCACGAACTCCGGACCATACACCAGCACTGCCGGCGTGGCATCCGCCAGCAGCGCAGCCAGCTCCGGCACCGTCAGACGCCAGTTGAGCGGCTGGAGAATTGCGCCCAGTTTGCCGCAGGCGAACCAGAGATCCAGGTAGGCAACGCAGTTGTGCGCCAGCACTGCCACGCGCTCGCCCTTGCCGATGCCCAGTGCACGCAACAGATGGGCGGTGCGGTTGGCGGCGCTGTTCCAGGCGCGATAGCTGATCGGTCGCCCGTCGTTGAGCGTATCGATCAGCGCAACCTTGTGCGGCGAGAGCATCGCTCGCCGTCCAAGCCAGTCTCCCAGGTACATCGTTGTACGTCCCTCGCCCATGGGTGGCCGTCCGCACGTGGGCGGCGCTTCAGGCATACGGCCACGCATACCCGCAGGCAGCGCGATCAGCGCCTAGGTGCTCCCGCATGCTGATCCTCCACCGCCGCTCGCGCGGCAGATCGAGAGCCGGTTGAGATCCGGCCTGCCGGCTGCTCAGGTCCCGATCACCAGGCCGCCATCCACGCTCAGCACCGCGCCGTTGATGAAACCGGCTTGTTCGGAGGCGAGAAACAGGTAGGCCGCGGCCACATCCTCGGGCTGGCCGGCGCGGCCCACCGGCGTGCGGGCGATCATCGCCTCCAGCACCTTGGGCGGCATGCTCTGCGTCATGTCGGTGGCGATAAAGCCGGGCGCAACCGCGTTGACGGTGATGCCGTAGCGGCCCAGCTCGCGCGCCCAGACGCGCGTCATGCCGATCACCCCCGCTTTGGCGGCGACGTAGTTGGTCTGGCCGAAGTTGCCGTACAGCCCCACCACCGAGGCGGCATTGATGATGCGGCCCCAGCGCCGGGCGATCATCTGCGGCGCGACCGCGCGCGCGCAGGTGAAGACGCCCTTGAGGTTGACGGCGATCACCGTGTCGAAATCCGCATCGCTGAGACGCGCGACGATCTGCCCATCCTTGACTTTGACCAGTTGCGCATCGCGAATGATGCCGGCATTGTTGATCAGCACGTCGATGCGCCCCCAGCGCTCGAGCAGCGCCGCTACCG includes:
- a CDS encoding acyl-CoA synthetase, with protein sequence MGEGRTTMYLGDWLGRRAMLSPHKVALIDTLNDGRPISYRAWNSAANRTAHLLRALGIGKGERVAVLAHNCVAYLDLWFACGKLGAILQPLNWRLTVPELAALLADATPAVLVYGPEFVSQVNALRELAGSIRHYVALDTAVRAAPGDRCLDERQQLVDRAPPPIELAWDDPWVLCYTGGTTGTPKGAILTHGSIAANAVNTVASWHLTHADVAILNAPLFHTGGLNVLTAPLVVAGGTSIVCRGFDAEQVFDLIANAGVTVYFGVPTMFSALQAHPRWATSDWSRLRFVISGGAPCPLPIFERFWARGVDFKTGYGLTEAGPNTFWLPADEVRRKPGAVGYPLFWIDVRLVDEQGRPCAPGQVGELLIRGPHVCAGYWQKPDETARTIIDGWLHTGDLARCDEEGCYWIVGRRKDVIISGGENIYPAEVESVLCAHPAVAEAALIGVPDAHWGEVGWAYVVPQPGSALETEALLAFARERLARYKVPKRVLIVQTLPRTGAGKIDKQALRTAAHVHR
- the fabG gene encoding 3-oxoacyl-ACP reductase FabG is translated as MNGRVAIITGGANGIGRATAQAFARAGAAVAIWDRHQEAGTVLAETITAAGGQALFQRVDVADAAAVDAAVAALLERWGRIDVLINNAGIIRDAQLVKVKDGQIVARLSDADFDTVIAVNLKGVFTCARAVAPQMIARRWGRIINAASVVGLYGNFGQTNYVAAKAGVIGMTRVWARELGRYGITVNAVAPGFIATDMTQSMPPKVLEAMIARTPVGRAGQPEDVAAAYLFLASEQAGFINGAVLSVDGGLVIGT